The window CATAAGTTCAATGTCCCTTAAATCCGCAATTCAATTAGGCATACTAGCCGACGCCCTCTCCATCAACAAAGCCAAATCCCCCGCCCTCTTTCGCCTTATGCGAATTCTTGTCCATTCCAAGATCTTCGACAAGGTTAAGATCGAACATGAGGAAGAGGCCTACTCGCTCACCAGGGCTTCACGTCTCTTGCTGAGAGACGAGCCCTTGAGCTTCGCCCCTCTCGCACTTGTCGGGATTGATGCGATCATAGTGGATCCATTCCATCATATGGCCGAATGGTTTAAAGATGAATTCCCAACTCCGTTCTTCACCAGAAACGGGAAAACTATGTGGGAGTTTGGAGAGAATGATGAGGGTTGGAACAAAGTGTTTAATGAGGGAATGTCTAGTGATTCACATTTTGTGAGCAGCATACTTGTTAATGAATGCAAGCATGTTTTTGAGGGTTTGAAGAGTGTAGTGGATGTTGCTGGGGGCACCAGGGTGGTGGCAAAGGCGGTAGCTGGGGCGTTTCCAGGCTTGAAATGCATTGCGCTCGACCTTCCACAAGTGGTTGATGGGCTTGAGGGATCTGAGAATCTTAGGTTTGTAGGTGGTGACATGTTTGAGTTCATTCCTCCTGCTGATGCTGTTATACTCAAGGTGAGTATGGAAATTAATTGGtgttgatttgaatttattgtatGTGAATTTGAGGTggtttattaattatttttgcagTGGATACTCCACAACTGGAGTGAAGAAGATTGTGTtagaatattgaaaaaatgcaAAGAAGCAATAGGTGGGAATGGTGGGAAATTGATAATTGTGGATATGGTTATAGATTGTGAGAAACAAGAGCATAGTGCCTTTCAGACTCAGCTGCTTTTTGATGTGTTGATGATGACTGTGTTGGCCGGAAAAGAGAGAACTGAGAAAGAGTGGGCTCACCTCTTTTCTTCAGCTGGcttccaaaattataaaatcactCCTATATTGAAGTATTTCCATGATTATCTTATAATCTTGGTGCATGTTTCGGTATTCCTACTAGTTAATTCTTcaatttgtagtagtatatcctaatttatctttttattttgtagtatgcTTTAACAAAGCCAAGCCAGCAATGCATTGATTATctaaacacaaattttaaagataaCTTAATCAATCAGtttgagaaaaaaagagaagcaAATTCCCATTTAATATAACGCGAGAAAAAGGTGCAAGAGTGAAAGATGAGATTTGGGCACAACAATTTTAAGGTtcattgaaataaaatcacaCTTCAAAATTAGAGTACAAGAATGGGGTTCACTTCCGAATACATGTCTAAATTCAAACCTAGAGCACTCAAATATACGTAAGTAAAGAATCTATAAGAGTCTCACAATACTATTATAATACGAATTCAAGGGGCCGAATGATAAAAACGAACACGAGGAAGTGACTACGAATGAATCTTTGCTCCACAGTGTCTACTAAATCCGGACAAATGTGGTGTGCACATCAACAACGAGTGGCAGCCTAGTAGTCCCAGGTCACCCGTGTGTAGATTGAAATCGTAATCTCGCTAGAGTAAAATATGGAACGGCCATAAACTCCTTGGTATACTCAACCGGAGCAGCAACCACCTTTCTTTACTGCTGAAACGTCATCCTTTGATCCAACATTAATGGTCTGCCCTTTAGATATAGGGGCTGGATCATCGCCACTTTCTAGAGCTTTCCTGCTGACTACACCATGGATCTGTGTGAGCACTTCTGTGAAGGCGCTTTCCACGTTCAGTGATTCCAGGGCTGAAGTTTCCATGAAGAATGTCTTCTCCTTTTCAGCAAAAGCTGTGGCGTCCTCTGTGGAAACAGCGCGTAGGTGGCGCAAGTCAGCCTTGTTCCCCACCAGCATTATCACGATATTTGAGTCTGTGTGATCCCTCAGCTCCTTCAACcatctctctacattttcaaATGTAACATGACGTGTTACATCATAGACCAACAAGGCACCAACAGCTCCACGGTAGTAAGCACTTGTGATTGCACGATATCTGGATCGAAGGATCACAAAGGGTAAGGATTTATAGAAGTGTATTACAAGTGGCATTATAGGGAAAGATAACTTGACACAGATGAGTGATAAATATGAGTACAATGCAGTAGAATTTTGATAAAGTTCTGATTATAAACATTAATCTCAAAGAAgagtttcatttcattagttggAACGAAGGAATTCTGAAGAGACCTGAATATCAAAACTGACATCATCTAGAAACAGAATCACCATATCAAGAACAATCACCTAACCCAAGAAACATTGACAGATAGGCAGTCATCAGATAAAATTAACTCCACAAATGTGTGCAATTTGACGGCAAAATTCACATACATGTATGCTTCTCTTGATGCCTAAAAGCAAAAGTACTCAGTGTCTTATATAgcaattcataattatatgaaaacatacaaaaaacACAACGAGGTGGCctttaaaatatatgtttattgGTTACCTTCAGATTATCAAACTAGGATAGATACTAAGCCTTGGATCCTAAAAGCCCAAGCACCAATGATCTCTAGACTCTAATGTGAAGTTGCTCAGATTCTATTCTAGTAGAAAACGAAACACAAGTCCAGATCGCTTGCCAGGATGTGGAGAAGTTAATTCCATATGGAGTACAAGTTAAAGACACATTCTTCAAAACCCCTCATCTTTACTGTCTTCACCACTCTACCGTGACACAGCctttaaaatttgagtttattcaataaaaaagaCATTTACACTGTGACGTGGTCTTTAaaatttacttcattcaattaaaaaaagcaGCTACACATAGTTCCTTCAGATTACCAAACTAGGATAAATTCTAAGCCTTGGATCCTAAATCCCAGGCACCAATGATCTCAATGCGAAGTTGCTAATATTCTACTGTAGTAGAAAACGAAACACTAGTCCAGATCGCTGGCTAGGATGTGGAGACGTTTGATTCCATATAAGAGTTTAAGATATATTCTTCAAAACCCCTCTTCTTTCTCAGTCTTCACCACTCTAACACCCAGTTAATTCTGCTAAGATCGCAttacatttccattttaagcaatatcttgaaaacaaaatattcaagTACACTAACTTAGCAtacctaaaacaaaaatccaTAAGTAAATCAATGAGAATTCCATCAACATCGTGTTCCGATCAACTTAAGGAGTCCAAAATTTGTAGATCAGCCTAATCTCAAAAGGAAATCTCGTTTCTTCAATAAAATGCACCGTTGATACATAATGCAGAGAAATCTAAGCTCAAAAAGTGTCAGATCTAAGCAGATCATGCTATTCCCAAAAGCAATGGATCTCAAgcgaaaacaaaaattacttGTACAAACTTCGCATTTCAAATCACCGGGAAACGAAAAAATCGAAAACAAAAGGAATGATGAGCAAAAGCAGAAGATGAGATCTCGAATTTACGAGCGCCAAAAAAAGCAAAGCAGAATGAGCAGAATTAAAGAGCAATGACGTACCGTTCCTGGCCAGCAGTGTCCCAAATCTGAGCCTTGATGACCTTCTCGTCGACGTGGATGCTCCGAGTGGCGAACTCGACTCCGATCGTGGACTTGGACTCCAAGCTGAACTCGTTACGAGTGAATCTGGAGAGCAGGTTGGATTTGCCGACGCCAGAATCGCCGATGAGCACCACCTTGAACAAGTAATCGTAGTCGTCTTCTGCTCGGTAGGCGCCCATGAATGCTTGTAATGTATACACAGGAGAAGggatttagagagagaagagaggaaTCGCCGAGAGAAGAGGGAGATCTATTCATACTGTTATTATAGctgcttttaatattttttattattttttcttttttcctttttctcttttcttatttatggCTCAtttatcgatttttttttaattaatctttttcgctttccttttttttttgagtgaGGTGGATGTTTCAtagtactttatttcttgtgtAAATTTAGATtctatatttatgaaaatatttggcAGATTTGTTCTGCATGAAAATTTGGCGAAATTTTTCACTCTGTATAtatgaagattaaaaaaaaagttgaaatgtaaaagaaaatgaaatgcttaacaaacaatttcttcttttttttaaagttgacTTTtcgataaaataattttgctGCTGACAAGTCGTCATATCTACGTTTTTACTATACACATTTCTAGAACAGAGACggcatattttattactatgcgaaattttttaataaattactgAAAACGTACCGTTGCattgagaagaagaaaatcaaattatattttatttacatttattgCTAATAAATGTTCGAGGAATAGttagaaaaaaaggaataatttTTCCTGCTTTGATCAGGTTCGTAATTATGTAAAAAGAAGTTACTTTAATTGGAAAAGTTAACTATATATATCCAATTTTCAAAGAGTTATTATTCTTcgaaaacaattcaaaattatgcAAGCTAAGTCTTATAAATATAAACGTGTCGGCTATATATACTTGTTAAACTAAGAATCGTCAAGCTGTAAATGTAGCCAATCATTTTCATAGAAGTGGAGTATACTTTAATCTCTGGTGAAAATTCAACTATAATTATCAATGCAGCTCAAGAATCCTAAAAACTCACTGTAGCAAATTGTAAAACTCTCAACAGTGTATAAACAAACTAGGATGTTGGAGTTCTGTATATATCTTATTGCATTTAAACTCCATCAAATACTATGATACATCTTTACCTCAACAGCGGCTATGGTGAAACCAGGAGAGGAGTGtagaataattatttcaaCTCACAAAATTGTACGTCTTTGGGCAGAAAATCAATCCTTCGGCCTTTTACTCATTGTTTTTCGCTTGTTAACGTCCAGGTATCTCTTCCTTAACCGAATAGCATTTGGTGTAACCTGCATAGCCAATACGAAATTTGCACAAGATCCGATTATGCAATGCAAAACGTGATATTATAATTCTTCCTTCATTTTCTCCTATGAAGATGAAAACGTGTGCACCAAATGAGTTCTGAGTACAAGAAATGGGCATACCTCAATGAGCTCATCAGATGCAACATACCCTATTGCTTCTTCGAGAGACATCTGCAAGAAAAGTGCAGCTTGTTATTTCTCTTGTAAAAGCATAGAACATAGATGCAACTCTTGGATAGAGTTAGGTAACTTCCTAAACTTCAATTGTAATTTCTAGCAATTtcaaacatatttttgtggattGCAGAAACTCATTGCCTTTGgttgtttatattattaagCTACAAATAAGTTTACATTTTCATATAACATCCAGATAGCCACTTTCGCACAAGAACAAggacaaaaattaatagtatgatGATAAATGAAAAGAATTAGAGTGCATACAAGGCGAGGAGGGGTTAGTTTCACATTCTCATCTTTAGATGCAGCACGGATATTCGTTAGCTCCTTACTTCGCACTGGATTAACCTGTGAGAAGAAATACTTGGTGTTAATCAACTGAAAATCAACAGTAACAGttttagattaaattaattataaaaaaattacatcaaGATCAGTATCCCGTGAATGTTCACCAATAATCATGCCATCATAAGCCTGCAAGTTAATGAAACAAGGCTCAAATTCTGGCCCCAATAATACCGAGTAACTAAAAATGTCATCTTATATTCATTTGCACATTTGTCGACCAAATGACTTTAGAAAGTAgatataaataacaaaaacctCCATTCCGGGTTTGACAAAAAGTATTCCGCGTGGTTCTAAACTCATCAAAGCATAAGCTGTGATAGTCCCATATCCCATTGAAACCTGTTACATCAACTATAGTTGATTAAATCAGGTGCATAAACAGAGTGAGTGAAATACAAACATAACGATCAAATTATCTGATAAGAAATTCATGTGGATGAAAATGTAAAACAAATTTGACGCacaatgtaaataaaaaggtTGGCAGCAAAACCTAAAGAAGCTAATAAGATACTCTTTTTCAAAACAGAATAAACAGCGGGACTAGCAAATCGCTAAGGTAATATGATAACATACCAGTACTCCTTTTCTGACGTTTCCGAGAGGACCTCGATATTTCTCATAGGCTGCAAGATGACATAcacacaaaatgaaaaaattaatgaaggaaatatatacaaatttacTCCGGTAAGaagtaaaagaaatcaaacatatatactcccttcttggtatgatggaatggaatgcaATGAAGGTTGGAATGAAATGACAATTTCAatgcattttcatttcattccagtccattccatcataccaagaaggGTCTAAGTTTCCTTGTTAAACATATAAACTTGCAAATATTAagtccacaaaaaaaaaagaaaatgttgaagattaaataacatttttatCATCATCATGGAATAATAGAAAACAATCAGCAATATAGagcataaaaataatcaagacAGAGAGGTGAAAGTTGATCAGAGGGCATACACAAGAATGCGCGGTGCATGAATCCAGTGCCACGTGTATCGCTATTGAAGACACTTCTATAACCAACTAAGCCCCTGtgtatagaaaatatttatggaaaaaaagtTCAATGAACTCAAAGaaccaataaataatactccctacAAACTagaacataaaattagtagaaCATGGGAAGTGTtacctaaaaaataacaagaaaacGAGAtggttaaaaatatataggagAAACATACTGAGACAGAGAGGAGATATGATACAGAAAAAATTATGTACCTAGAAGGACAAGTCAGACAAACTCTAGTCCTGCCAACACTGCCAGGGACTGGACCCATGTCTGTAATCTCTCCTCGCCTGTGAGAAAGAGCTTCCATGACTAAACCTACATGCTCTTCATTCACCTGGAATGAGCAATTACAAAACTCAATTACTGCAATTTATGAGAGGTTGGAGAAGGACAAAAATTTGCTCTACCACAATCACCTCTACAGTCACTTCTTCAATTGGTTCCAGTTTTTGCcctttctcaattttatacctaataataaagtagaaaatttcTCAAAGGCTATAAAAGTAAAACCAGATATTAAAGCTTTCAAGCATGAGCATTAATTTGGCTTTTTATATAATAGATACATAAGTagttaaatatcaaaatatagtGAGTAACCAAATGGTGTAGAGGATTAATACAAATGAGAAACTCACATGACTTTGGGAGGTGATACAGACAACTCAAATTTTTCACGCCTCATGTTCTCAATCAAGATACCTGTTTGATAATTGTTAGATTCAAGGTAAGTATAAGAAACTAAAAGTTGATGTAAAGATGATACGAACTGCAATAAGCCCGGACGAGCAGTTCGTACTGCACTCATGCTAAAGCTAAACAAGCAATCGAACGCGAAAAATACACTTAAGACATCTGATAAAAAAACTTACCCAACTGAAGTTCTCCCCTCCCTTGAACTTCATAAGAGTCTGACAAACCAGGAAGCACATTTAGTGCAAGATTCCTCTCAGATTCAGCCATCAGACGGTCACCAATTTGCTTTCCGGTCAACTATAAATTTCACATGCAACAGAATTACATCATCAAGGAAACTGGTAATGATTTGAGGAGGATTATAAAGACTAGAAAATTCTATAAGGACATCATACCAAAAACAAGGacattcaaaattttcgaGCGACCTAATCGAATATTAAATGCAAACGTGTATACAGCACAGAGAGTAGAGGGACAAGAAAGTCTTACAAAAGTTCCATCTCGGCCAGCCAATGGTGAATCATTCACGCCAAAAGTCATGGAAATAGTTGGGGGGTCAAGATCAACAGTAGGTAGAGCAGTCATGACCTACATAAACCTATAGATGTCACTGACAAGCTCTACATATTGGCGATGCACATCATGAATGTGAGAGAATCCAAACAATAAATTTCAAGTGACCAGTTATTTACTCAATAAGCCCATGCTTGTCTATTAGATGATTAAAGATATATCAATATATGATActgaattcaatttcatgcagAACTAGCATATCAAGTAGATGGCAAAAGCATAAAAATTCATGTACCCCAACATTTGCTATTGTGTGCCCAATCACTGGACTGGTTAACCCAGCCATCGACACTATATCACCAGCACCGGCACTATCAACAGAAACAATACTAGttcccttttttttcatcaGCTTCACAACCTACAGGAAAAAGTTCAGAAAACAATGTCAACCCAACATGGAAACTAGTGGAAAATAGCAAGCAACTCTTCCTATCTTTAATTGCAAGACAagaacataaacataaaagcCATAGGCAACAGTATAGACTATAAACAGACTGAAATCTCTTAACTGATCATTTAGcacatttacaaaaaaaatactatgttCATCCTATTTCAATAGGCCTTAAGGTCCAGGCACGGAttctaagaaaaaaatagttatattatGAAATAGGAAAGAGAAGGTATGTTTTGTTAGGTTGtatttatccaaaaaaatggagagaggattcattttaatcaataaagtactaagaaagagagataaagCAAGTGACCCCAATGGCGTACGGATGAGTTGTGCTGGAGTGtttattattcattcaatATCGATTTTAGGTAGTGGTTTCCCAAATAAGGTCGGAATAGGCCTATTGAAATGGGACAGGGAGTACATCACATTTTATGGCATGAAACTGTGCCCAGAAAGGACTTCATAGACACACAGGCAGGgcagaaagaaagaaagaaagaaagaaaagtaagacACGTTGTTATGCAAAGGGACAAACCTTCCCTTCTTCAGTTTTGGCAGTCCCAGAATCTGTAGCATGAATTCCATGCACTCTATCACCAACTTGGAGGATTCCAGAATAAATACGACCAGTTAGAATTCGGCcaacataattatctttttccATCATAGAGACCTGAAAAGAGCTGTCAACCAACTTTCTCAAGGTTTCTCTGCTAAGGTGCTTATATTTGGTAAAAAATATTCTGCAGTATCTTAACACCATCAACAAACGATAAGGAAATGTAGAGGAAAACATGGGAGATACATGGCTAAGAATGCTAGATGCCTAGCTCATCCTTCTTTATACATGGAATACATGAAAGTATATGCATGTGAATCCCACATTCTACAAAGCATGCAAAAGACGTGAAGTAAACTTGCAATATCTCAGCACTGACCAGCATCTGAAAAGGTGCATCAAGTGTAGCAGTTGGCGGACGAACGTGACTTATGATTGCATTAAGCAAGTCGGACATATTCCTAGCATCCTCGGGGGGATTCTTTGTATAAGTGGATGAAGCCCATCCTTCCTTTGCAGAAGCATAAAGAACAGGAAATTCTAATTGCTCCTCTGAGGGAAAGGTATCCAGCAAATAAGAACAATTAATATATGCATATCTGAAGTATATTCAAGATTCAAGAACTAGCCTCTACCAAATGATACTGTTATTACACAAGTAATATGCACCTGTAGCACCAAGATTGTCAAAAAGATCGAACACCAGGCTCTCGACCTCACTACACCTTTCTTCAGTAACTACACATACAACGTAACATTTGTACATGTAAATCTAGAAGCATATGATATTTAATCAATCATCactattatttgaaattgtaCCTGAAGGTCGGTCTACTTTGTTCAGAAGAAGCAGAGGTCGTATACCATATTTCAAGGCCTTTGCAAGGACAAACTTTGTTTGTGCCAAGGGACCTTCGCCAGCATCAACGACTAAAACTGCTCCCTCAACCATGCCCATGACCCGCTCAACCtttcaaaagaaaagataGAGCGTTCAATGCtaaaaattacatcaaaaagCTGCAGCTTTAGCCTTGAGCATTGGAAATTTCAGAAGTTTAGACATAAGTTGTAATCTGCTAATAGCACAATTCCATGGGTCTAGCAAGAGAATTAACATTTGATGCTAGGAAGCTAAACCTCTACCACTGACAACTAGAAACATAAATTGATCCAACAAACAATTTGGTGAGTGAAAGAtcatagaaataattaattattatcagGGCATCATTTCAAGAGCAAGCAAATGTTGCATCAGTTCCACAAGGGTTTTCCCAGAAATGACCGTTTAAATCAAACATTAAAGATCTCGTgctgaaaacaaaaaattgataatttagTGCATTCTACAATGTTTCAGCAATGACTCTCAATATCTTACATTCCATGTTTCTAAAAGAAACACGCCTGAAGCCCATATAAGctgcttttttaaaaataatgtttttttggaaaaaaaaaaaaaggaagcaAAGAAACACAATCACAGATTCATTACGTGAGAAGGGTTTAAAACTGGGGCTCAATGCAAGACCTAATGGTCTATAGTGACAAGCTATCCACATAagtatttctttaaaaatttgacTTACTTCACCTCCAAAATCTGCATGTCCAGGTGTGTCAACCATGTTCAGCTCATTCTCTTTCCACGAAATAGATGTTACCTGCAAATTATGATTGAGAATAGGAAATGGGATATTCTAAAAAAGTCACAAAAATCAATCACTAAAGCATTTCGAGATATACCACCAGAACTTTCTCATTTCATGTTATGAATGTGATATTAAACAGCATATCAACTGCTAGACAAATCTAATTACAGTAATTGCATCTTAGGAAGCTATTGAATATCGAAATCATAACAGAAAAAAAGGtcacttctttcttttttgcccatttctatttttgcaGCCCTCCTTTTGACCAACTGGATTATTCTCCCACTGTCACAGACTCACAGTAGTTCATCCACGATCTAGTCATGTACCATTGGCTCAGAAGTAATACCTCAGACATAGTTTCATCAATCTACTACCAACCAAATAGTAGCAGCCGTAAGTCCGGCCTTTTTTTTCATCACCGCCAATGTAAATCTCATTTTACGTAGATCAAAAAAGCAAACAGACACATGGGCCACATTCAAAAACAACATCTAAATCCTATTTCAAGACTTCTTTACCTACATCACTCGATCTTTTTTCAACATCAACTTACTAAAGCATCGCTTCATGCTTGCTCAGTCTACCAAACTCGACATTGAATCTCCTCATATTTCAGCGGCTCAACCAAATTACTAATACCTAATCcagaatcaacaaaaaaatctagaaaacAGTAAGGACCTTGGAAGAGATGGTTATTCCACGCTCGCGCTCGAGGCTAATAGAATCAAGAGCTCGCTCGTGCGGGATATCGGCGCCGCACTGGCGGAGGAGCCGATCCATGAGCGTGGTCTTCCCGTGGTCGACGTGAGCTATTACGGCGACATTGCGGAGGCGGCTGGGGTCAACAACGGCTGCGGGATCGTTGGCGGTCGACGGCGATGTGGAAGCGGCGGTGGGCGAGGAGAATGGCCTTGCGAGGCCTGAAGCGCGTGAGAACACATAGGGCTTCCGATAATTGGTAGACGCGGAGGAGGAAGATAGTGATTTTCTGGCGGCGGCAGAGCACAGAGAGCGGAGCAGAGGACCCACCATTTCTAACGGAGGTGAAATGGCTGCTGCTTCAGCTGAGGTGAACGACTCAACTCTATTTGTAGGGTTTAAGAcatttttccccaaattaggattttcttttttcttcgaTTCAAGGTTTTAGAGGTTTTTGTCTTTTATCTATGCTTTAGCATAAAATTGGGTGCGGACAATAACAACTGAGTGAGTACCAAAAAATTTCTTACTGTATAATTGATTCAGCTTGTATTTTACCTTAATCAAGTTTTTATAAATCAACTCTAGAaacaaaattgtcaaaaataCTTAAAGCTACTTGAATAAATTGGTTTAAAGTGTATGCTATGTGCACAGGCATGCTCTGCGAGTATACGATAATGCTCACATtacatttttatgattgcaTGATGCACGAGTTGTATACCTGCAGGTACTTGAGCACGTTCGTTGATGTCCTAATCACAAGAGCCGTGGGCGTGGTTTTTTAATTCgaacatttataaatacactcaattttattttataaattcattataaaaaaaaattatttcaattatataatttcattgttttgataaaattttagtagtacttttttattatttataaattaattaaattataaattataattaaataaaaatttaaaatagataaatactaatactataattacttaagctcgtttgataagaaatatgagataaaacaagatttgttaaataagataagaaatgcGGTCTTCGTGTCAAGATAAGCTCGGATGAAGGTTTTTTGGTAGACAAGAAATTATctagattttgtattaataaatcataataaatgaggTAGAAATGCTATCCGACCAAATTTGTGAGATACATATCTTTgtattttaaggaaaaatttgCGGGCTCGGATGGGCCATAGAGAAAACCACGGGCTGACATAATAGgttaactatgatatcaaacactTAGAAATAGTCATATAAGTATCTATATCTAGgcattactaacttatcaaacggGCCTTAGTGTTCAAGAATTGTAAATAGTGGTCAAAAGCAGGCCTTATTTGGATTATGAACATAAAATTCCATATTATGGAAACAAACGACTAGtaaaaaacatgaattgaGAAATTGAATCCGCAATGTATAATACGAAAACTTAGTATTTTCTCCAAGAAACCATATGAATTGTAGACATTTGAAAACATTGTATCTACGAACTGCCCTCCCAAAGGGTGCTTTCCATTGACTTGGAATCCAGAGGATTGTATTGACCTGCAAAATAGGggtataaataaatcaagattaaaaataatccaaatcaAAGTGTgaactactagtattttatttatgcgTTTTTCACAATGCATATATGAACGAAACATGACATTAGAACATGATGGAAAGATATATAAATAGCTAGGCCCATGAGTCttattaaattagtactagtattaatcAGTTGATTAGCTGACCATGATTTAGTAAGTCTTGGCTCGAATACTACCTGCAAGAATGCATTGTTGGCCGAAAGCATTAGACAAATGCTGCTGAGGAAGGAATATAGTTGTGCCATTTTCCCTTTCTGCCCTTTGTTTTTCAGAATCTTGATGAATATGGTGATTTGGGGAATATCCATAAGTGCAAAAATCCACCACAGAATTGCCATtaccaataaaattattgtttggGTTATTAGTGTTTGTATTCACAATTTTGTTGCTATTGTTCCATCCCATTAGGGCTTGTGCTGTGGCAGCCTTGTAAACTATGGTTCCTTGATTTGGTACTTGGTGATGAAAGTGTTGATATTGGCTCTTGTACAACCTCAGCTCCTCACAAACCCTTCGGTAGTCTCCAAACGGCCCCAGCACCGGGTCCTTCTGCCGCCCTAGGGCTTCCCACACGAGCGAGTCCACAGCTACCTTCCGGTCCTCCTCCCTAAGGCTCGTGATGATCTTTGTGACGTTGCTCACACCAAACACCTTGTGCACAGCCTGGAACTCTCGTGTCCTCTCCACGGGAAAGAAGGGCGCCAACGTGCACTTCTCTGTGCACCTCTTCCTCTGGTGCTTGCATGACGCGCAAGCAGACGTGTTGTTAGCCCTTTGCATATCTAACTGTAGCCTTGACATAATAAGTCTAGGAATGTTTGTCCCTTTTGTTTATTAACTAACCAGGTTTCATTAGCACATGGAATATACAAGTGCATGGTATACAACAAAATAACTAGTTTTATAAGGTtagtatttaataaagaaTGAAAAGATTGCCTACATTGATTGGATAATAAGCACAACAAGTTGAAAACTAGTCATCAAGAATATGTTTAA is drawn from Salvia hispanica cultivar TCC Black 2014 chromosome 6, UniMelb_Shisp_WGS_1.0, whole genome shotgun sequence and contains these coding sequences:
- the LOC125196062 gene encoding 50S ribosomal subunit assembly factor BipA-like isoform X2 yields the protein MVGPLLRSLCSAAARKSLSSSSASTNYRKPYVFSRASGLARPFSSPTAASTSPSTANDPAAVVDPSRLRNVAVIAHVDHGKTTLMDRLLRQCGADIPHERALDSISLERERGITISSKVTSISWKENELNMVDTPGHADFGGEVERVMGMVEGAVLVVDAGEGPLAQTKFVLAKALKYGIRPLLLLNKVDRPSVTEERCSEVESLVFDLFDNLGATEEQLEFPVLYASAKEGWASSTYTKNPPEDARNMSDLLNAIISHVRPPTATLDAPFQMLVSMMEKDNYVGRILTGRIYSGILQVGDRVHGIHATDSGTAKTEEGKVVKLMKKKGTSIVSVDSAGAGDIVSMAGLTSPVIGHTIANVGVMTALPTVDLDPPTISMTFGVNDSPLAGRDGTFLTGKQIGDRLMAESERNLALNVLPGLSDSYEVQGRGELQLGILIENMRREKFELSVSPPKVMYKIEKGQKLEPIEEVTVEVNEEHVGLVMEALSHRRGEITDMGPVPGSVGRTRVCLTCPSRGLVGYRSVFNSDTRGTGFMHRAFLSYEKYRGPLGNVRKGVLVSMGYGTITAYALMSLEPRGILFVKPGMEAYDGMIIGEHSRDTDLDVNPVRSKELTNIRAASKDENVKLTPPRLMSLEEAIGYVASDELIEVTPNAIRLRKRYLDVNKRKTMSKRPKD
- the LOC125196062 gene encoding 50S ribosomal subunit assembly factor BipA-like isoform X1, with the protein product MVGPLLRSLCSAAARKSLSSSSASTNYRKPYVFSRASGLARPFSSPTAASTSPSTANDPAAVVDPSRLRNVAVIAHVDHGKTTLMDRLLRQCGADIPHERALDSISLERERGITISSKVTSISWKENELNMVDTPGHADFGGEVERVMGMVEGAVLVVDAGEGPLAQTKFVLAKALKYGIRPLLLLNKVDRPSVTEERCSEVESLVFDLFDNLGATEEQLEFPVLYASAKEGWASSTYTKNPPEDARNMSDLLNAIISHVRPPTATLDAPFQMLVSMMEKDNYVGRILTGRIYSGILQVGDRVHGIHATDSGTAKTEEGKVVKLMKKKGTSIVSVDSAGAGDIVSMAGLTSPVIGHTIANVGVMTALPTVDLDPPTISMTFGVNDSPLAGRDGTFLTGKQIGDRLMAESERNLALNVLPGLSDSYEVQGRGELQLGILIENMRREKFELSVSPPKVMYKIEKGQKLEPIEEVTVEVIVVNEEHVGLVMEALSHRRGEITDMGPVPGSVGRTRVCLTCPSRGLVGYRSVFNSDTRGTGFMHRAFLSYEKYRGPLGNVRKGVLVSMGYGTITAYALMSLEPRGILFVKPGMEAYDGMIIGEHSRDTDLDVNPVRSKELTNIRAASKDENVKLTPPRLMSLEEAIGYVASDELIEVTPNAIRLRKRYLDVNKRKTMSKRPKD
- the LOC125192363 gene encoding LOB domain-containing protein 2 gives rise to the protein MSRLQLDMQRANNTSACASCKHQRKRCTEKCTLAPFFPVERTREFQAVHKVFGVSNVTKIITSLREEDRKVAVDSLVWEALGRQKDPVLGPFGDYRRVCEELRLYKSQYQHFHHQVPNQGTIVYKAATAQALMGWNNSNKIVNTNTNNPNNNFIGNGNSVVDFCTYGYSPNHHIHQDSEKQRAERENGTTIFLPQQHLSNAFGQQCILAGQYNPLDSKSMESTLWEGSS